Part of the Oncorhynchus masou masou isolate Uvic2021 chromosome 24, UVic_Omas_1.1, whole genome shotgun sequence genome is shown below.
aggcagagttgcaaagaaaaagccatctctctgcctggccagtaaaaagaaaagattaagatgggcaaataacagacactggacagagatatGGCCTTTTCTTTAAAAGGTTTATTGCCGACAAAGCGCGATCAGCTTGAATCCCGGCCCAAGTCCCATGCTACGGGCTAGATACCATCATAGGACTGTACCAAAACATTGATGCTTTCTGGAATGTTCCCTACAGGTGAAAAACACAGCTGCCAATGTACTCAGAGAGACATGGCTTATCTACAAACACACCAAGTTAGTCAAGAAGATCGATCACGCCAGGGTTCGCAAACATCAGCGCAAATTTCTGCAAGCCATTCACCAGTAAGTAGTGTGCCTTTTCAAACCATTGTTAAATAAATAGTTGATGTGCGTATATCTGTGAGTATGTTATGCAGCCCATCTTACCCCTTACCTTTGCCCTCCATAACTCACTTCCACTTCACTTTCCCCTAGACTGCGCAGAGTCAAACTGGAACAGATGAAACTCACCGACCAGGCTAACACACTTGTGGATCTAGCCAAGGTGCACCTTCATGATCATCATATttaatttatatatttatttctaAACACCGATCACaagtttaacactgtttttgcGCCACAGACTCAGAACATGATGTACgacctggtgtctgacctgcagCTGCGCAGCGAGGAGCTGGATAGGAGGATTGGTAGTTTGGACGACAAACTGGACTCCATCCTAGTCAATCTGCAGGCCCTACCCAGCCTGCTCTCCCAAGCGGTCACACAGCAGCACAAGGACTTCCTGGATGGCTTGGCCCACCGTGTACGGAAAGCCTCGTCGGAATCGGAGCTTCAATGGGTTCCCGCTAGGTGCCAACGGTCCCTTTCCTCTGCACCACAGACCGACCATACCTTACAGCTGACAGCCTAGCCACATTGCCACGATTGTGacattaaatggatttatttgtGTATTTCATACTACCCCAGGGACAGGGGCATTATATCCTCTGATAATGCATTTGAGCATGGTTATatctctccagccccatccctcagctgtttactaaAAGTAGTAGCGGGCGGACGGTTTGTTTTCTTCAAAATCCTGGATTGCCAGTCTGTGTACCTGGGCCATTCTTGAATAACGGTGGCATTTTAGGAAAAAGTCACTTTTTTGTGCAGTCCCCCCCAAAAAGGGAAAAATGCTAGTCTTAATAAAATCTCATTACACCATCGTGCTAGGGTGGCTAATGCTGCCCCCGTATTAGCCACCCTAACTATTTCCCGCTACGTTACCTGCGTTGGGACACCAAAGACCAGACAACATAATTTGGCAAAACTTGGGGCTGTCTCATTAAGTTCTAAACGATGCTTCAGATTTATACCCCGTGACGTGTCTGGGTTTCCCCTTTTGTCTGTGGTGTAACCGCCTGCATTATAGCTGTCAAATCAGTGAGCTGCTTTTGTAGTAGTCATGAAACCACACCCGCTTTAGAAGTTTAGAACGAGAAACTGcaggctatatagaaataatgacaattacatttAAAACGATTAAATATCAAGGATTTATCAGACTAAATCGGTGTACATTACATCACACATTCCAGTGTTTGAACTTATAACAGTTGCATGGAATTTCTACTCAGTTCATTCCATGGCAATGTCCGCGATAGATAACGTCAAGAGCGGCTTGTAGATTTGACAGGTCGAACATTACACATCTGACACCGTCTAAACAAAAGCAATGAAAAGCCACATATGCATTTGTCAGCTAAATGTGGGTTACTTCTGATCTTGGCCTAAGAGAGTACCAAGAGTCATAatacctagtggtcaaacagggaaatggttccaattgttttttcCACCATTACATTTTCCCCATAGTTGATTTGAGAAAACTTCAAATTAGGGTTGTGTTCCATgcaggcttaccctggcgtgacattttgataactatgtaaatctctctaggacaaggttaCAATATATTTGTCTGTATTTACCTCCCCAAAATTAAaagctaattagctgctaatgtggctattataaaagaactacaaatgccgtaatgatctggacgagactgccgaattgaggcaaaggtaagaatctctggattaataACAATGTAATGTTTGCTAAATGTAGTAATGGATAAATAggctacatttctttaaaaaatgGACAATCTGtaaactgtcttgtgcaagttttataTTGGACAATACCCGTTTGCAAGGATTTGTAGTTTGcatgggaaaaatgaatgttggtaaaacaattggaaccattttctTGTTAGACCACTAGGTTTTGTGGGTACTCTGAcacactgtggggctctattatGGCCGGGATTCAATGCGATTGCGCTTTGTCAGAAACATACCTTTTAAAGGCGCATGTGTTCCTGCATTCACGGAACCGCATCACAGAGGTATAATAAGAACATTCTGCGTTCATGGTAGATGCTGCATATGTCCGCTCAATCGCAAACTACCTGGCACATTGTCGACAAAGCGCGATTGGATTAAATCCCGGCCTAAATTTTCCATATAATTTTTTTGTTTTACTATAAAGTAGTCAAACATGTTTTTTGAAGACCACATTTATTGAAAAGACAATCAAAAGAAATCTAAAGAAATTAGAAACAATCCTTAgtaaagaaaaaatatatataaattacaAGCAATCTACATCTctgcaacaaaaaacaaaaacatttccagAGAAGAATCTTACTGAGGGTTGGGAGATTAGATTTTGTGGCAACAATCTACAAACAAAGACATAGAAAATTGTAATAAAATGTTAACCAACAGGCTTTGTTTTGCATTCAGTTAGGTATTAACTTTATTATAATTCTCTATACATAACAAATACACACATTTCCCTGAGGAAACAATTCCACTGGAAGTTCTACAGACTCAGTGGCTGATATGTTCTAAATGCCTCAATGGTTCGTTTCAAACacttaataaaaaaaaacaggtgATTACAGATGTCAACAACCGGTATAATGTACCTTTTAAGAGCATAGAGTTTCAGCATACACTTCATTGCTATGATATAGCCATATCTGGGTCAAATATGATTTATCAGAAAAACAATTTGTAAGTTTTAGGGTTATCATTATTGATTCAAAGTTGAAGCATTAAGGTGCATGGTTATGACTGTTGAGAGAATCATTCCCCTAGCAGCAAAACAATCGTCTCTAGAGGAGAGGGGTTGTGATATCCACAGCAATGCACACTCTTCAGCCTGTACATTATGATTTTACATACAGACTGTGTATAAAAATATTTTAGGTGCCAGGTGCTAGTGAAAACGAACATTCAACTAAAGATTGTCAGAATATTTCTGCCCAGAAACAATATTTGTCAAACTGAGGTGCCAATacaatgccttcggaaagtattcacacccatttactttttacacatttttgctGGAGTGAGAGTTTTTGGTCAACGATCCACACACAATACTCTGTCAAAGTAGAAGaaaaataatatatttatataacaaatatttattgattagataagtattcaatacGTTAGAATCACCTTCGGCAGCAATTACATCTGTGAGTGTTTtggggtaagtctaagagctttgcatacctggcttgtacaatattagcctattatgccatttaaaattcttcaagctctgtcaaattggttgttgatgattgctggacagccattttcaagtcctgccacagactttcaagcagatttaagtcaaaactgtaatgaggaacattcaatgtcttggtaagcaactgcagtgtatatttggctttgttttttaggttattgttgacaggtgaatttgtctcccaggaAAGCaaatcaggttttcctctaggattttgcctgtgcttagctctagtTCATTTATCTTGATCCTAATTAACTCCCTGGTCTTcaccaatgacaagcataccctaacatgatgcagccaccaccatgcttgaaaatatgaagtgtggtactcagtgatgtgctgGATTTGCGTCAAACAAAACACTTTGTATATAGGTCAAAACGTTCTTTACCAAGTGTTTTGCAGTATTGcttcagtgccttgttgcaaacaggatgtatgtttttgaatgtttttattctgtacaggcttccttcttttcactctgtcaattaagttagtattgttgggtaactacaatgttgttgatccatcctcaggtttctcccatcacagtcattaaactcaCAATTTTAAAAATCAGTATTGGTCTCATGGCGAAATCCccgagcggtttccttcctctccggctacAGAGATAGGAAGAAcacctgcatctttgtagtgactgggtgtatttatacatccaaagtgtaattaataacttcaccaccCTCAAATATTGTCTGCTTTTTGttttctaccaataggtgcccttttttgcgaggcattggaaaacctccctggtctttgttgttgaatctgtgcttgaaaatTACTTTTGAACTGAGGGACCttccagataattgtatgtgtggggtagtcATTCAACAATAATGTTAACAACTATTATTGCATGCAACTTAAGCACATTTGTACTCCTGtacgtatttaggcttgccatatgAAATGGGTTGAAtagttgactcaagacatttcagattttcatttttaattaatttgtcaaATAAAttctaaa
Proteins encoded:
- the LOC135512674 gene encoding small conductance calcium-activated potassium channel protein 2-like isoform X2 gives rise to the protein MWLISITFLSIGYGDMVPHTYCGKGVCLLTGIMGAGCTALVVAVVARKSELTRAEKHVHNFMMDTQLYKRVKNTAANVLRETWLIYKHTKLVKKIDHARVRKHQRKFLQAIHQLRRVKLEQMKLTDQANTLVDLAKTQNMMYDLVSDLQLRSEELDRRIGSLDDKLDSILVNLQALPSLLSQAVTQQHKDFLDGLAHRVRKASSESELQWVPARCQRSLSSAPQTDHTLQLTA